The genomic region CAACACATACATCTGGTATAAACGATTCGGACCAGTATATGAACAAAGCTTGGTATTTAACACCTAACCAAGACTTATCCAATGTAAGAACTGATTATCCTGCACAACAACTAAATCCAAACGACAGCAAAGTCCCGATGGAGGACTATCTAAAAGAATATTTGGTAAAAAACGGAACCTACTATGATGTAAACAATTATATCGATTTTAGTCCTGGAGAACGCTACAACTACTCAAATATCGGGGCAACGCTTTGTGCGCTGATTATTGAAAAGGCTACCGGAATGCCTTTTGATGTTTTTACTCAAGAGCATATTCTACAGCCATTGGGGATGACTTCATCCGGTTGGTCGTTGGAAGACATAGACATATCAAAACACTCAAGACTTTACCGAAACGATTATTCGTTGTTGCCTTTTTACTCAGCAATTACCTATCCAGATGGGATGTTGATTTCTTCAAGTAGCGATATGGCAAAATACCTTACCGAATTGGTCAAAGGATATGCTGGGAAAGGCACGCTCTTAACCAAAGAGAGTTATCAGGAATTGTTTAGAGAACAACTTGATGAGGAAAATTTCGATGGCAGGGACGACACAAACCCATATAATGGGGATTACAGCCCTGGCTTGTTCATCGGGCATAGTGCAAAAGGGTATGTTGGGCACTCAGGTGGCGATGCAGGAGTTGGTACTTGGATGTATTTTGACAAAAACACCAAAATGGGCAGGTACATCGTTATTAATACCGATATGGGAAATGATAACAGAGCTAAAGAGTTAGAATATTACGCGATTTGGGATTTGATGGATGAGTATTTTGAAAAACTGAAAGCTGAAAAAGAAAACTAACCATCGACACCATAAATAAAATAGCATTGACAAAAAGAACTCGGACACTACTAATAGCTTTAGCCTTAACATCAACTATCAGTTGCAATCAAAAGAACACCACCAAAAACAAAAGCACGGAGGAAATTGTAAAGTATTTTGCCGGGCAGTTTTTGGATGACGATAGAATTCATTCGGTGTCCATTGCACTTGTAAATAACGGAAAAGAAGATACGTTCCATTTTGGACAACAGAACCCAAACAGGAACAACCCACCAACTGACTCAACGCTCTACGAACTGGCTTCCGTCACCAAAACGTTTACGGGAACTTTGGTAGCCAAAGCAGTTCTCGATGGAAAAATTACGCTCGATGACGATATTCGGGATTACTTGCCAAGAGAATATCCCAATTTTGAATATGAAGGGGAGGCAGTCACCATAAAAGATATCATCACCCATACGGGAGGCTTCCCAAACTTTCCGCCTTCATCGGAAAACAAAGAGGTATTTTGGAAAG from Christiangramia sp. OXR-203 harbors:
- a CDS encoding serine hydrolase domain-containing protein; translation: MKRLLNYLIIGVLIISCNQQKSKTPKNNEKTLTAKDFLTARLDSIQKNGKLIGFGVAMVNENGVLYENGFGFSNNKTKEKYTKNTVQHIASVSKTLIGISLMKAKELGKLELDNPINDYLPFKVINPNYPNETISIRHLATHTSGINDSDQYMNKAWYLTPNQDLSNVRTDYPAQQLNPNDSKVPMEDYLKEYLVKNGTYYDVNNYIDFSPGERYNYSNIGATLCALIIEKATGMPFDVFTQEHILQPLGMTSSGWSLEDIDISKHSRLYRNDYSLLPFYSAITYPDGMLISSSSDMAKYLTELVKGYAGKGTLLTKESYQELFREQLDEENFDGRDDTNPYNGDYSPGLFIGHSAKGYVGHSGGDAGVGTWMYFDKNTKMGRYIVINTDMGNDNRAKELEYYAIWDLMDEYFEKLKAEKEN